The following coding sequences are from one Acipenser ruthenus chromosome 7, fAciRut3.2 maternal haplotype, whole genome shotgun sequence window:
- the LOC117415766 gene encoding cullin-associated NEDD8-dissociated protein 1-like, translating to MASASYHISNLLEKMTSSDKDFRFMATNDLMSELQKDSIKLDDDSERKVVKMILKLLEDKNGEVQNLAVKCLGPLVSKVKEYQVETIVDTLCTNMLSDKEQLRDISSIGLKTVIGELPPASSGSALAASVCKKITGRLTSAIAKQEDVSVQLEALDIMADMLCRQGGLLVNFHPSILSCLLPQLTSPRLAVRKRTIIALGHLVMSCGNLVFVDLIEHLLAELSKNESMSTTRTYIQCIAAISRQAGHRIGEYLEKIIPLVVKFCNIDDDELREYCIQAFESFVRRCPKEVYPHVSTVIAICLKYLTYDPNYNYDDEDEDENAMDADGGDEDYQGSDDEYSDDDDMSWKVRRAAAKCLDAVVSTRHEMLPEFYKTVSPALIGRFKEREENVKADVFHAYLSLLKQTRPAQSWLCDPDAMEQGETPLTMLQSQVPNIVKALHKQMKEKSVKTRQCCFNMLTELVNVLPGALTQHIPVLVPGIIFSLNDKSSSSNLKIDALSCLYVILCNHTPQVFHPHVQALVPPVVACVGDPFYKITSEALLVTQQLVKVIRPLYPKTSAFDATPYIKDLFSCTIKRLKAADIDQEVKERAISCMGQIICNLGDSLGSDLPSTLQIFLERLKNEITRLTTVKSLTLIAGSPLKIDLRPILGEGVPILASFLRKNQRALKLSTLAGLDILMKNYSDSVTPAMIDAVLVELPPLISESDMHVSQMAISFLTTLAKVHPASLSKISGSILTELIALVRSPLLQGGALGAMLEFFQALVATHTASLGYMDLLRMLTGPVYAQSTALTHKQSYYSIAKCVAALTRACPKEGPAVVGQFIQDVKNSRSTDSIRLLALLSLGEVGHHIDLSGQPELKSVILDAFSSTSEEVKSAASYALGSISVGNLPEYLPFVLQEISSQPKRQYLLLHSLKEIIGSASVAGLKPYVESVWTLLLKHCECTEEGTRNVVAECLGKLTLIDPETLLPRLKGYLLSGSSYARSSVVTAVKFTISDHPQIIDPLLKNCIGDFLKTLEDPDLNVRRVTLVTFNSAAHNKPSLIRDLLDTVLPHLYNETKVRKELIREVEMGPFKHTVDDGLDIRKAAFECMYTLLDSCLDRLDIFEFLNHVEDGLKDHYDIKMLTFLMLARLSSLCPSAVLQRLDRLVEPLRATCTTKVKANSVKQEFEKQDELKRSAMRAVAALLTIPEAEKSPLMSEFQSQISSNPELAAIFESIQKDSSSANMECMDTS from the exons ATGGCGAGCGCCTCCTACCACATCTCTAATCTTTTGGAGAAAATGACATCTAGCGATAAGGATTTCAG GTTCATGGCCACCAATGATTTGATGTCCGAACTTCAGAAAGATTCCATCAAGTTGGATGATGACAGTGAGCGCAAGGTGGTCAAGATGATCCTGAAGCTACTTGAGGATAAGAATGGAGAGGTGCAGAACTTGGCTGTCAAGTG TCTCGGACCACTGGTCAGTAAAGTGAAGGAGTATCAAGTGGAGACTATTGTAGATACACTGTGTACAAACATGCTGTCAGACAAGGAACAGCTGAGAGATATCTCCAGCATCGGCTTAAAAACAGTGATTGGAGAACTTCCTCCAGCTTCCAGTG gCTCTGCTCTAGCTGCCAGTGTTTGTAAAAAGATTACAGGACGTCTTACAAGTGCCATAGCCAAGCAAGAAGATGTCTCTGTTCAGTTAGAGGCCTTAGACATAATGGCAGATATGCTGTGCAG GCAAGGGGGCCTTCTGGTTAATTTCCACCCATCAATTCTGAGCTGCCTACTTCCACAGCTGACTAGCCCAAGGCTGGCTGTGAGGAAAAGAACAATCATCGCTCTGGGCCACCTTGTCATGAGCTGCGGGAATCTAGTGTTTGTGGACCTTATCGAGCACCTGCTCGCAGAGCTGTCCAAAAACGAGTCCATGTCAACCACCAGGACCTACATACAGTGCATCGCTGCAATCAGCAGACAAGCAGGCCATAGAATCG gtGAATATTTGGAGAAGATCATTCCCCTGGTGGTTAAATTCTGTAACATAGATGATGATGAGTTAAGGGAATACTGCATCCAAGCCTTTGAATCTTTCGTAAGGAG GTGCCCAAAAGAAGTCTATCCCCATGTTTCCACTGTTATTGCTATCTGTCTAAAGTACCTGACCTATGACCCCAATTACAACTATGACGATGAGGATGAAGATGAGAATGCTATGGATGCAGATGGAGGAGATGAAGATTATCAAG GAAGTGATGATGAGTACAGCGACGATGACGACATGAGCTGGAAGGTGCGGCGCGCTGCTGCCAAGTGCCTGGACGCGGTGGTCAGCACTCGACACGAGATGTTACCCGAGTTCTACAAGACTGTCTCCCCTGCACTGATCGGCAGGTTTAAGGAGCGGGAGGAGAACGTCAAAGCGGATGTGTTTCACGCGTACCTGTCTCTGCTTAAACAGACTCGACCAGCACAGAGCTGGCTGTGTGATCCTGACGCCATGGAGCAAGGGGAGACCCCGCTGACAATGCTACAGAGTCAG GTTCCTAACATTGTGAAAGCCCTTCACAAGCAGATGAAGGAGAAGAGCGTGAAGACTCGGCAGTGTTGCTTCAACATGCTGACGGAGCTGGTGAACGTGTTACCTGGGGCGCTCACACAGCACATTCCTGTTCTCGTTCCAG GCATCATTTTCTCGCTCAATGATAAATCCAGCTCATCAAACCTGAAGATAGATGCTCTCTCCTGTCTGTATGTCATTCTGTGTAACCACACCCCTCAAGTCTTCCACCCTCACGTGCAGGCTCTAGTACCTCCAGTAGTGGCCTGTGTTGGGGACCCTTTCTATAAAATCACATCCGAGGCCCTGCTGGTCACGCAACAGCTTGTGAAAGTCATACGCCCGCTGTACCCCAAGACATCTGCTTTTGACGCAACACCATACATTAAAGATCTCTTCTCTTGCACCATCAAGAGGCTCAAGGCGGCAGATATTGACCAGGAGGTGAAGGAGAGGGCGATATCCTGCATGGGCCAGATCATCTGCAATCTGGGAGACAGTCTTGGCAGTGACCTTCCCAGCACCCTGCAGATATTCCTGGAGCGGCTGAAGAACGAGATCACCAGGCTCACCACGGTCAAGTCTTTGACGCTCATTGCCGGCTCTCCCCTCAAGATAGACTTGAGGCCTATCCTTGGGGAGGGGGTGCCTATCCTGGCCTCCTTCCTCAGGAAGAACCAGCGGGCGCTGAAGCTGAGCACCCTGGCCGGCCTGGATATCCTGATGAAGAATTACAGCGACAGCGTGACTCCCGCCATGATCGACGCCGTTCTGGTGGAGCTTCCGCCACTGATCAGCGAGAGCGACATGCACGTATCTCAGATGGCCATCAGTTTCCTCACCACCCTGGCCAAAGTGCACCCGGCCTCTCTCTCCAAGATCAGTGGCTCTATCCTCACTGAACTGATTGCACTGGTGCGGTCGCCGCTGCTGCAGGGGGGTGCCCTTGGCGCCATGCTCGAGTTTTTCCAGGCTCTGGTGGCGACTCACACAGCCAGTCTAGGTTACATGGACCTGTTGCGCATGTTGACGGGACCAGTGTACGCACAGAGTACAGCGCTTACCCACAAGCAGTCTTACTATTCCATTGCCAAATGCGTGGCGGCACTCACGCGAGCGTGCCCCAAAGAGGGACCAGCTGTGGTTGGGCAGTTCATCCAAGATGTGAAGAACTCGAGGTCCACTGATTCCATCCGCCTCCTGGCTCTGCTATCCCTGGGGGAGGTGGGGCACCACATCGACTTGAGCGGCCAACCCGAACTGAAGTCAGTCATCCTGGACGCGTTCTCATCCACCAGCGAAGAGGTCAAGTCGGCAGCCTCCTACGCGCTGGGCAGCATCAGCGTAGGCAACCTGCCGGAGTACCTGCCTTTTGTCCTGCAGGAGATCTCCAGCCAGCCCAAACGACAGTACCTGCTCCTCCATTCCCTGAAGGAGATCATCGGCTCCGCCTCGGTGGCCGGCCTCAAGCCCTATGTGGAGAGTGTGTGGACTTTACTGCTGAAGCACTGCGAGTGCACGGAAGAAGGGACCAGGAATGTGGTGGCGGAATGCCTGGGCAAGCTCACCTTGATAGACCCCGAGACACTGCTGCCACGACTCAAGGGATACCTGCTGTCAG GTTCTTCATATGCACGTAGCTCAGTGGTAACTGCGGTGAAGTTTACAATTTCCGATCACCCGCAGATAATTGATCCTCTTCTAAAGAATTGCATag GCGATTTCCTAAAGACTTTGGAAGACCCGGACCTCAACGTAAGGAGAGTGACTCTTGTCACGTTCAATTCTGCAGCACACAATAAACCTTCTCTTATAAGGGACCTCTTAGACACAGTTCTCCCTCATCTCTACAATGAAACAAAAGTCAGAAAGGAGCTGATCAGAGAG gtggAAATGGGACCATTTAAACACACAGTGGACGATGGCTTGGATATCCGAAAGGCAGCCTTTGAGTGCATGTACACACTTCTGGATAGCTGTTTAGATAGATTGGACATCTTCGAATTCCTTAACCACGTTGAAGATGGATTAAAGGACCATTATGATATCAAG ATGCTGACTTTCTTGATGCTAGCTAGACTATCTTCACTGTGTCCCAGTGCGGTTCTGCAGAGATTGGACAGGCTAGTGGAACCATTGCGAGCTACATGCACAACTAAG GTGAAGGCCAACTCTGTGAAGCAGGAGTTTGAGAAGCAGGATGAGCTGAAGAGGTCAGCCATGCGGGCAGTAGCAGCACTCCTGACCATTCCCGAAGCGGAGAAGAGTCCACTAATGAGCGAGTTCCAGTCTCAGATCAGCTCCAACCCCGAGCTGGCAGCCATCTTCGAGAGCATCCAGAAGGACTCCTCCTCTGCTAACATGGAGTGCATGGACACCAGTTAA